The following nucleotide sequence is from Gasterosteus aculeatus chromosome 5, fGasAcu3.hap1.1, whole genome shotgun sequence.
CGTGTCACTATATACAGAACACATATGTACAGATAGTCCTGTGATTAATATCTTTACTTAGAAGCGGGCGGCCATGTGGACCAAATTAAGTCTTTCACATCTAAAAGGCAAAGAGCAAAACTGCTGCTGACAAACGCAAACCTCACTACGCCGGTTTTATTGATTTCTCAGGTTTTTCTCTTTGacctcctgattcctgaaaaggGTTTTGGATGCAACAGCGGGGAAATTCTGGTCCCGCGTTTGaaaaattccttttttttatttttttaattcctcaGATGAGTCACAATCACAACTCTTCAGACCTAGTAAAAAGTATTCAGAAATATATCTGTATAAATACTctcatcaaaataaacacatatacacacgtCTTTGCACTTGCCTCTTGTTCATCTATATAGAATAAAAATATCAGCATCATCAGATGGGGTTCCTATAAACTGCAATGTGGAGGTCGTGAGAACTGAGACTGTAAGAAAAGTGTGCTTCTTTCGCCACcgtggcttcttcttctttttcagcgTTACGACATGATGGGATTGTATCACACCTCAGGGCGGGAGGACTTGGCTTATCGAGGAGGCTTCTGCAGAACGTCACACACGGAGCCTGAAGTGTGCCACCGGAGAGAACAGTTCAACTGGTTTAATTATGACAGTTTAATAGTGTTCTGTTAAACGTTTGTTAGTGTCTGACCCAGTTAGAGTCGAGCTGACGAACATCGGGGGGATTTTAGAAGCTGAAGAGACATTTATTCCCCTATTTGGGcggtggagaccaaaagcaGAGCTAAATCAGAGAATACTGGAGTCTTGCGACGTCCGAGTCTCTCAGTGGATTCAACTCCACTATTTCAGATTGAAACTACTTGAAATGGAAAGGTTTTCATCTTCCTTCAGCATTGTTAAAAGCCTTCCATTTTATACCGGTTTATCTGTCTCATATATTTATTGCCTCTGTGAGGGCATCTATATTGTATCTGGAGGAAATAGTGTCTCATACCTCTCATGTGGCTACAAAATATGATCTGATTTATAGTTTTAGATGTATCATGAATTCTGAAAATGTATGAACAACACATATTCTGTGATTTGTATCGTGATTGATGTAAATATGtagagaaaaaagtttttttatcgGGTGTTGATCCTGGTAGTTATTCTCCTATATCTCTACAACATGCATTCATTCCTGTTTTTACGACAACCTACAGTGCAACATCATATAGAACAattaccaaacacacacacatcacgcacacacactttccaaAACGACATACTAGCACACTCACAGTGGGACAGGAACTTAGGGGCCGAGCAAGGCGTCTCAAACTGAGACCCCTGaggactggaggaggaggcgaggtgGGGcggtgcgaggggggggggggcgcgttctTCCTTCTTTAAAACTCACTGGTGAAAAGCCGCAGGGAGCCTTCGATCCTCCCTGCAGCCCGTCTCTGGTCTCACGCGTCACGTTTAAAGGCAATATTGCAAGTGAGAGTCGAAtaaggcaaaaaaagaaacactaaattcaaataaataaaaaaaaacagccagcataaaatgtcaaattaagtCTCGGAGCTCCCTTGTATGATTTCTTTTCgttgtgtattttttgttgctCTCTTAAAAGTTTTTATTAGCGGATCCTTGCGGATCTAGTAAATGTGAGGCTGAGGTAAACCAGCTTGAGAGGTGAAAGGTCAATGAACTAGATTGTGGCGTTTCATTTAATCAGCTGATGGGGGGATTCATCTGTGACGTCATAGCACTGTGCTCTCtggctcctcctccggctccgcCCCGTTGTTGGTGGATCCAAACAGTGCCAATGAGTTCCTCAAGGTGGAGATGTGGGCCAAGTCAAAAATACCGTCCAGGTCCAGGTTGATGAAGGGGATGTCCAGGTTGCAGAGAGAATCTAACAAGAGACACAGAAGGGGACACGTGGAGTTAAAATACTATTGATTTGATGATCCCAGATGTGGTTTCATTAACACTGGATGATGTCACACGCAGCAGGCGGGTCAGGTTCAAACCATCAGGAGAACTTTAATGATACGgtgaatgaaaaatattttcaaccTATAATCATTGTCActattggattaaaaaaaaactgccaatAATTGGCAAAAATGTGATTCAGACGTGATagattgtagcacttaaattgtacttataacgccactcatctatagcaaattgtaattgttggcttatttgaggaaattgcacttttatgtttcttgttcttctgagtttgtaccctatggttgaatgcacttattgtaagtcgctttggataaatgcgtcagctaaatgacatgtaatgtaatgtaatagatGACTGATCAACTCAGGGAACACAAAACCCTCAATGCAAATGAGTTATACTCACGTATAAACTAAGATACGGACCCCAGTTTAATGCAAATAAACAAGGTTTTCTGTTTGATGACTTCCTGTGTAACACGTGTGATGAACAActgcacagacaggaagtgtgcAGACTGAGGAGCAGCGGTGGTCACAGCACTGTggagagtgggggggtgggggtatggagtgagaggaggggagtgagggggggggggcggtgactGAAAAGCCAGCTGGAGTAGGGCATTATGGGTGGGAATCCCGAGGGCAAAGACGGTTGGGGTCTTTGGCGTGTGCCCCCCGCCCGCCTGTTGAGCCCATGTTAGCCATGCATCGGTCTCAGCCAACATGCAAATAACAACAGAAACGCATAAAAGCTGGTCTGAGAACAGCCGCTGTGTGCCGGCATATACGCATAATGAGGGAGGTCACATGGCCTGGAGGGGTTggagggatggggagggggcGGTAGGCTTCAGCACAGGAACTCCTGCTTACCCTAAAAGTCCCTCTCACACATAGAATCACACTGAACCTCAGGGCTCATACCGCTGTAAGTGAGACAATAAGAGCAGTTGAGAAGAGGGGGGAATTAGACGAAAACATACAGAGAACGCTGAcgtaaacaaataaagaaaacaagggaataaagtcaagaaattaaaaataaagacaagatAAAACAAGTTTCAGTGCAGATTTACTGTATTAAATTTAAACGTGTTTTTCGTGAATATTTATTATATGGGAGAATAGACAAAAAAATAGGAAACTCACCAAATCatcctaaaataataataaaaactctACAGCTAAGTAGGAAAATATGTGTATTTGATTTTGGGGTGAACTGCCTCTTTAAACTAAACAAACTCTAGATGGCACCTGAGTCTCAATCTAGTGTTTAATTTAGCATCACAGTTATTAACATTCTGTAAATGGGCTCCTTGCCAACCAGCAGGGGGTGTAGAGATAACTACATTCACCTTAACGTTTATATATTAATTTGACTGCTGGgtggaaatgaaagaaatatgaatgtatttgttataatattattatttttatattattaatattatattactcACAAGAGCCAGTTTTCTTGTAATAGTTGGCTGAACTATTATCATTAAAGTCATCAACATACTCAGATAGATCCATTGGAGTAACAAGCAAACTACTGTATTTGTAAATCTACCAAAGCAAACGTTTAAGTTTATACTAAGCGTGGTTTCATACACCTCACCTGTGGACATGCTCTCCCCGGGAGACAAACCCTCCAGGAGGCCCGTCGAGTGGTCCAGAGGCTGGGGACTGGTGCCGGGCGTGCCGGGCGGCTGGGGCGGGGGCAAGCTGGGCCTCTGCCGCGGCGGCTTGGGGGTCGGCCGAGCCTTGGTCAGGGTCCCGGCCAGCGAGGGCGGCGAGGAGAGGGACGGGGCGGCGGCCATCTGGATCCCCCCCGGGGAGCCGATGGTGGCGTATCCCTGCGGGTAGCTGAAGCTGTACGGGGACGGGGTGCTGGGGGGGGTGGGCGACAGGCTGACCGGGGAGGGCTGACCCGTCGACTGGTCGGACATGGCTCCCGACTGGCAGTACGGGACTTTGGGGGGGATCGGGGCCAGCTTCTTTGCTGCAAAGACACCGGGAGAAAAATATGTAAATGCATCTATTTTACTTTAGGAGGCTTGCTGGAGgcagatacatttttttatgtattcaCATTTAAACTGATTGAATGATTAAACGTGCTACCTGCTCGTCTACCAGCTGCTTTACAAGGGAGAGCGCTAACAACAGTCATGATGACAATTTGGGGGCGTGGCCGTAGCTTTCTTCGTATTGATTTACCTCTCCTCAGGGTGTGAGGGCTGTGGTCAGACTGTCCACAGGAGGCCATCGTCCCGTGGAGTCCCTTCTGTCCGATCACTGGAGACAGCTCCTTGTTCTTCAGAGTGCTGAGGACAGAGTGAaggagaatcacacacacaggaatgcatCGCCCTTCTCTTTAGTAACATGTCATCCAAGTTTCCAGAAATAAAAGCACCCGTAGTACAGCGTCAAATCGCCAGTGTGACCGCTGTTTGCAGGCAATCACGAAATCAATGACGACGTGCAGCAGAAGCAGTTCAAAACAATCCAAATAAACCGTGATGGTTCGGTGAATTTCCCTCTTTACCATTACGGCGCAGTGCAGCCAGACTGACAATGAAGGTCGAAACATGTTTCATACTCTGAACGACTCTCAGCAGATGAGGCATGAATGGATGTTGAAGCAGCGGTGATTTAAAGACTGGCGGGgtgaggggttgggggggggggggggggcgatgcttAAGAGCATCTTGTTTATTTGGGGCTCGATATCAAGGCAATAACTGCTGTACTTTCACAGATCTGTTGGTTCAGTCTTTTATAATGGCATGCATTAGCTAGTGCAGGCTATGGATTTCctttgttgcctggcaactgccTCCTGAAATATCCTGTCAACGTGAAAAGTCATGGATTGcatttaaaaccatttaaaaaaaagaaagacatggaTCTGATAATGGCGTTCCTGAGGAGAATTCATTTCGATCATCGTCAGATTCACAATAAACAAGAGTAAAGAATAAGGGTaagtggtgagggggggggcatctcaATCTCATccatctccttccctcctcaccCATTCCTCTCTCATCACCCCCATTCTGTGTGTAAGTGGTTCTGGaggtatgagggggggggggggtctggtagcgTTGTCGTAGTTACCTAGTCGGCATGGCTCCTCTCTCCCGGCTACAGGCACAAGCTGCCCGTGGAGGGGGAGCAGACAGGGGGATGTTGGGGGGCTTGGGGGAGCCCAGGAAAAGGTCGTGGCGGGTAAGAACGAGCGGGGGTTTGATGTAAAGGGCGGAGCCATTCTGTTCTGGGGGGGCCGCATGCGAAGCGTTGGACGTGGGGGCCGGTTTGGGCAGGTGCAAGGAGTTGGGTTTCGGGTTGGAGTTGACATCAAGCGGCTGAGGAGACGGGCAGAGGGGgtgagggagcgggggggggctgtggccACAGCGGCGTGAGTGAGGGGACGGGCCGGGGGCCACGGACTCGGGGTTGGGGGCGACGGGGCGCATATACGGAGGTGCTCGGGTGTAGAGATGTTGGTGGGGGAGCGAGTGGGacgagcaagaggaggaggaggaggatgaggaggaagaggggtaAGGGGGAGGCGGCCTCTCCTCCTCGGGAGAGGGGTAGACGTAACAGGAGTCCGACCAATTGGAGGACGCATCGTCGGAGCTGCAATGATAAACACGTCAATGTTTCCTGGGGGACAGCGGGAGGAATTCAGTCATATCTAGCAGGTGGGAGGAATCAATCTGTCTGTTTACGTGTGGGAGGAATATTATTGTGTCAGGACGGTGGTGGGGGAGCAGGTGGGGGCAGAATGGAAGAAATAAAGGTGGTGGTTTGGTGCTATGGTTTTCAAAtaacagagagaaaagaaaaagtcaccTCATCCATTGCAGGGCCTTGCGACAATGGACTGTTATACTGTTAATGATGCTTGGACTAATgaccaagaaaagaaaacagaatcATGCACGTGCAGCAATGAACTACTGAACCAACGGATCCACTTCTTCCACATGTTGTTACGGTAAAAGCTAAAGAGGAGTCAAAACCATCACATAGAATACACCGGttcatcttcacacacacacacacacacacacacacacacacacacacacacacacacacacacacacacacacacacacacacacacacacagggctgctGACAGAGGGTgagcaaaataaacaacaagaaaataaacttaaagagaAGTCACAAGGTTTGACAGGTCATGCTTCATCAGAGGGGAGACACGGAAGTGAGGGGGTGTGGAGGGAGAAAACAGGGAGGAGGCAGCGCTGTCCTGGCATACGCAGCCGGGgggcggaggggtggggggtgttagCAGCAGGTGGGGACCGGTGTGGTTGGAGTCAAACAGGACGACGGGGAcgaggacggggacgggggcACGACAGCCTTACCTGGCTCGGTCGCTGTTagtgggaggaggggcgggggaggggcagGCAGAGAAATCCCCGGGCTGCTCGGGGACGAGCCCGTCggtgggcgggaggggggggtgtacgCTCGGGGGCGTGGAAGAGCATTTACGCGAGGAAGACGAGCCCCGGCGCGACACCCATGTAGTGTCCATCACCCTGACACCCATGCTGCAGCGGGACAGAGATGCACAGCCCATCAAATCAAGGGAGagcgtttgtctgtgtgtgcgtggttcAGGTGGGGTCATCGGGGTCATGGGGGCTGCGAGGACGGGACAAACTTCTCTGAAAGAGGCCTGGATCGCCAGGGTCACTCTGCAACGGACGCACGGACACGTATGGGCCGAGCGTGCAGGAAGCCACATTCTACCTTCagcttaaatgttaaatgtaaactAATCTTTACTTATGACAATCACCTGCAAAGATGACGATGCATGACGGAGGTGAGATGTTAGATATTTTGATTACTGCAAAACGGGAGCAGTTCGGACAAAATGAACAAGATGGAGACTTAATGGTCCTTTTGGCAAAAGTTTGATGAGAAGATTCCATTCATAACAAATCTAGCAGCTAGGAACCAGTTTGATgctaacttcctgttttcctaCACAATGAGGTCATCGTAAATTACATGTGTTGATTATTGAGCTTTCGGGGTCCTTAGttcttatgctaagctaactataTTCTAACATATAGACATTAGCAGAAAGCAAATACGTGCAATCCGTGTTTAAAGAGGGTGAAGGAACTAACTAAACTATAGCTAAGACTAGACGAATGGAAGCCCCTGTAAACACAGAATGAAAGGCctgctttaccccccccccctgcaccccccaCCTATTTGTCACCAGTCTCTGTTGGAATCATTGCACGGAGTCCAAGTGTGTCACCGACACACCTGACTGGAAgcgttaaacacacacacgacaaaCAACCGACACTTTCTGTCAACGTGCGGCTGAGACGAACGGATGACCAATGAGAGAATGATTCTGggtgatgtgggggggggtctatacTGTACCTTTGAATCTTCCTAATGCTGCGTAGTTAAAGACAGAGACAAGCAcaatgaggacagagagaaagcagcagaggaacTTTGGCAGGATGAACTTTCTTTAAGAGAGCCCAGTTGGAGTGAAACGGGGAGGGGtacggaagggggggggtcaggctgAGATCTGCTCTCCCTCAAGCGCTTCAGCCTCGTCACAACCATGAGAGGAAATTAGAGGTCCTTTAAGTGCTAATTAGGGAAACGTTTCCCTAACGGATACTAGAAAATCCCcctaaaaaaatgacaaaaattgtGGGAGGGTTTTTTGCAGATGCAGCGACACTGCATCTACACTACACTACACTACACTACAAACTAATGTATGTGGACCGACTTTTTGTGGATCTCCATGGCTTCAAGGACAGTGCaaggatttttcttttccttgtaCACAATcgtaataaaataatgattacATCCATTTGGGTTGGATTTAGAGACGTTCTTTTTTCCATAAATTGCTGtctattaaagtaaatatatgtaATTACCGCCGTCATTGCTGCACGCCGGTTTTGGTTGCTTAGAAACGGCGGGTTACAAGAGCACAGACCCCCCCAACGTTCCCCCCGAGCTTAGCAAACGCAAGACAGTGAACCAGCTTCCACCTGCGTCCATTGTTTTGGGGCACACAGAGAGTCATTATCTAATAAACTTATTTGTTAGGGCACCAAAGACACGGCCTAACCGTTCTCTCTCTGATATAAAGTCTATAAAAATGAATTATCCCACTGTGCTTTTTATGATTCCAACTATAAATAGTTCTCACTGGCCAGATTAATGCATAAGCTaagtgctgtgtgtgtccttcaacTGGCCCGGCTCAGTGCAGAGAACAATGGGAAATGATTATCATTTCTATTCCTCGCATGAAGGCacaaagattttaaaaaggccGTGCTCAATAAGTGCTAAATCTAAAATATTTTGTACACAAAAACCTGTAATTCAAAGGGAGCCTCACTGTGCTGAGCTTGCTGGTTCTGTGTTTCTATTGAACAGATAatataagacacacacacacacacacacacacacacacacatccaggttTAATTAGCCGAGCTACTTGTGGCTGCAGGGCTTAGTCTAGCCGCAGGGTCTTATAAGGCCACGGGTGTATGAAAGCATGAAAGGAAGAGACAGGGGGAcggacagagaaaagaaagcctCTGAAAGCCTCAGCTAATCCTCCTCCAGAGCTTGAGGTTTTGTCTGATTCCTCATTTCACAGACTAAATGTCATCTTTCACTTCCTTCACTGCCTCACCCCTCTCGATGGGCAGCAGACAAAGAGTGATACGGTGTGCCTTTCTAATCTACCTCATGGTGAAACCTAGGATGAGGTCACCTCTCACATCCGTCCTGTGCAATCAGAATTCTTCTCACTTTTACCTCACATGTCCGACGCTGTCAAAGAGGCGGTTATGTGGAAACGTTACGCACCTCAGAGTGGCCTCGTCAGgggaaacaaatcaaatgaagctGAGTTGTTGGTTAGTATTCACCCTGAATAACACTGTGAACACTATGTTAACTATTATAAACACATAATTTATAGCACAATTCAAAGGGGATGAAGTAATCTGCACATATTTAGGGTCAACTGCAAGACCTCTCGATAAGAACTGGAATGAACAGTATGAAAGAAGTGGACCAGAAGTGACCATAtggcagagacctgtcaatagctccaaagcatcccctgcttcatggtctattcgactctaaatggaccatattTACTAAATGAGCTTCACGGTGTGTTGAATAATACTGGAAACCACAGATTAAGACCAGAAACTCTTGtttactgaagaaaaaaaacaagacggaAGTAGAGTatttttctcatagacttctataggagcagaggagtcgccccctggtggacagtaGAGAGAATTCACCTTAAATTAGACACTTCCAAGGACAATATTTATTCATCGTCTTTTTTCTAGCTTAacacatcttgttttttttgcatgtaaTCCCTAAAAGCTGCAGCTAAATGTGTAAGAACGCAAACCCAGTAGAGGTAAAGAGGTCGTACCCGTCCTTCTTGTAGAACTCCAGCATCATGTTGTCCGTGGCGACGCTGAGCGGTCGTCGGCTCTGGTCGTTCTGTTTCCGCTCCACCTGCTCCATATCCGGTGACGGCATGGAGCTGTAGTTGGCGTTGTGGTTGGCGTGGACCGGGCTGCCGTAGTTCCCTGTGACGTTGAACTCAATTTCTAAAGAGAGGACAATACGCAGGACGTTTTCAGTGCATaagtcaaatcaaaacaaaaaaacctcccGGCTCATCCGCCCTCACCTCCGGGGAAGAACCAGTCGGCGTGTTGGATGATGGGCTCAATGATGCCAACGATCTGCAGCGAAACCGTGGTCATCATCTCAGTGATGTTGCTGctacggagagagagagaggagactttttattttgtggtgGGACGTGTCTCATGTAAGCATTTAGGCGTtttcatggtaaaaaaaaaaagagagtaccATTTGGAAAATGTTGGCCTTTAAAACACTGATTAGAAGTTAGAGAGAAATGGAGTTGTGAGATTTACACAGAGATTTAATGAAGGTGTCCATCAGCCTTTCAGAACTGCTTATCCATCATATTCAGGAGTGAACTTTATAATTAAAAGCTGTGCCTATTGGACATGTTAGTTATTTCCTCTTTGAGCACCATCATGAATATGGAATACTGGACTTGTTCAATTGCCAACTGAAGACCAGAACCTGCCGTCCTGCCTTTTAAACCTGTTGTCATTTATTGCACCTATATGGAAGATTCAAATAGAGGTTGTAAATACCACAACATATTAACTAATGTAGtaaaaatgcattaattaataatttgttAAATCCTCTGtaatcctttcttttttttaaaggtgtaaTGTTTCCCGTGTCTGTTATTTTCCCGAGTGGCAAACTCGAGTTCAGCAGGCCTGAGGCAGCGGTTTTAAATTTGATCTCAGGGGATTATAAGAAGCTTCTGATACTATAATCGGACTATAATCGGATGATAATGGAGGATTGTTCACCACTTAGAGATAGTTTAAAGGGGCCATATTGTGAAAAGGCTCACGTTTTCAGTGCTGTCGCACAAACATTTGTGTATCTGTCTCTCAGAGAGAAACAggctaaaacattgaaaacaggTTTATCCATATAAGAGATATTATGTTATagattttcaaacatttaattaatgtAAACATGTTCAGGAAGAAACTACGTGACCTGGACGTTAAGAGCTTATATCTAACCATTATGCTAtctgttgtatatatatattatgtaacaTGGTACAATAGTGAGTAGATTAGGTGTATTATTCTTTAGGAGCTGTCACAAAGGCCCAATGACTGCACGATTACAATTTAAGCAgcttaaaagaaatgaaaacattggaACTCAGTCTGTGGAGTCTGAGATTTAAAGTTGTACTTTATATAGTGTTGTTACATAAAAGAACTTCATCTCTGAAGTCTCACCCTTCGTCGCGCATCCACAGCAGGTTCGGTCCGAGGACGATGGCGATGTTTCCAGGCGTCATCTTGTTAAAGTCCTGGTATTCGGTCAGCTTGGAGAGGAATTTGATCAAATATCTGCAAATACAGATAcagaaaaaatgatttaaaatgaaatgaattgaccTTCTGTCAAAGCTACTTATtagaaataatataatattatttttgttttatttgttttttgggggggctagTTCATAATGTCAATAAAATGGAATTACATACATGAATACGTCAGTGCAAAAGGATGAAATGTTCTGGTAATGCATGAATTCAGTTAGTTAGTCGTTGACACTGTGCCAAATGGAAAGTCACATTCCCACAGACCTATTTCCTAGTCATGTTTTCAGTGGTCGTATTTACGTGGGATGTAAAGTGAGAAACATGGGAAACAACAGAACGACACTGAGCTGTTCATGTTTCCCACCCTCTTGGCGGTGTCTCATTCTGACAGACAACCACGGTCTGGGGGAGCAGCTGAGCTGGTGACTCATCCTGAGCTCAACTGTTGCATGAACATCAGGCTGCTCATCTGGACGGGCTGACAGGTTTCCTTCGGGAGGACGGCTGTCTAAAAATACGTCCGGTTTGTGCGATTCCACGTTGACGCTTGACAAGTCCTGCAGCATCCCTGCTTGTcgcccttttctctcttccccctcgGCTTTGGATCGCAAGATAAGGCCTGTGGCGAATACCCGCGGCTCGCCTCCACGCAGCAGCAAATACAGCAACGAGTCACGTTTTTTTTGATGaggagagacctgtcaatcacagtagccccgccttgaagcatcccctgctttatggtctgtttgactaaaTGGATCCTAATTTACCAACTGatcatcatgctgtgttgaagaaaatTCGAGATTAAGACACCTAAACTAATATTTACAATGTTccctgagggaataaatcaagagagaagaagagtaatttcctcatagacttctattggaccagaggaggagagaatacAGGTTTGAATCAGAGCAAGAGCCTGGATTACAAGCACCAAACGTTTCAAAGGAGCTTGGAGTTTACGTGCaaacaatgttaaaaatgttttatttatatatcacAAATTGTTTAActggaaagaaaaaggggaaaccTCATGAAGAGACATAGTCGGATTGGGACGGTGTTTATAGAGCACTAGTGACCTGATGAAGTGACACATCATCACTCGTAATCCATCCTGAGTCCGACTGCTGTCATGGCAGTCGGACTAAATGTCTCTTGCAGCTACAAGTTTAACTCAGTCAGCCATGTTATTTGAAAAGTGTCTTAATTCCCCCAAACTTCATGGCTAATCAGTCCATTCCGACGGGCATTTGAAGCCCGACATCCAACGAGAGGGGAGCTCAAGGACGGGGACCCGGAAACAGGGACTCActtgaagttgttgttgttggctaTGGGGAGTTTCTCACACGCGTTCAGGAGAGCCTGCAGCCTCTGGTCCTGATCTTGAATGCTGCAGGGcgacagggagagaaagaatTAAAGCTCGACGCGTCCTCGCCGTCACCGATCTGCCGA
It contains:
- the LOC120819774 gene encoding rho GTPase-activating protein 44 isoform X21: MKKQFNRMRQLANQTVGRAEKTEVLSDDLLQVEKRLELVKQVSHSTHKKLTACLQGQQGVDVDKKSVRSPSKLPLTTLAQCMVEGAAVLGDESLLGKMLKLCGETQDKLAHELLLFELTIEGDVVEPLYDLAEVEIPNIQKQRKHLAKLVLDMDSARTRFYQSTKSSGLSRDLQPSGAKADHLREEMEEAANRMEICRDQLSADMYSFVAKEIDYASYFQTLIEVQAEYHRKSLELLQSVLPQIKAHQETWVEKPCYGKPLEEHLALSGRDIAFPIEACVTMLLECGMEEEGLFRVAPSASKLKKLKASLDCGVLDVQEYSADPHAIAGALKSYLRELPEPLMTYELYEDWIQASNIQDQDQRLQALLNACEKLPIANNNNFKYLIKFLSKLTEYQDFNKMTPGNIAIVLGPNLLWMRDEGNITEMMTTVSLQIVGIIEPIIQHADWFFPGEIEFNVTGNYGSPVHANHNANYSSMPSPDMEQVERKQNDQSRRPLSVATDNMMLEFYKKDGTLKNKELSPVIGQKGLHGTMASCGQSDHSPHTLRRAKKLAPIPPKVPYCQSGAMSDQSTGQPSPVSLSPTPPSTPSPYSFSYPQGYATIGSPGGIQMAAAPSLSSPPSLAGTLTKARPTPKPPRQRPSLPPPQPPGTPGTSPQPLDHSTGLLEGLSPGESMSTDSLCNLDIPFINLDLDGIFDLAHISTLRNSLALFGSTNNGAEPEEEPESTVL
- the LOC120819774 gene encoding rho GTPase-activating protein 44 isoform X1, which codes for MKKQFNRMRQLANQTVGRAEKTEVLSDDLLQVEKRLELVKQVSHSTHKKLTACLQGQQGVDVDKKSVRSPSKKLPLTTLAQCMVEGAAVLGDESLLGKMLKLCGETQDKLAHELLLFELTIEGDVVEPLYDLAEVEIPNIQKQRKHLAKLVLDMDSARTRFYQSTKSSGLSRDLQPSGAKADHLREEMEEAANRMEICRDQLSADMYSFVAKEIDYASYFQTLIEVQAEYHRKSLELLQSVLPQIKAHQETWVEKPCYGKPLEEHLALSGRDIAFPIEACVTMLLECGMEEEGLFRVAPSASKLKKLKASLDCGVLDVQEYSADPHAIAGALKSYLRELPEPLMTYELYEDWIQASNIQDQDQRLQALLNACEKLPIANNNNFKYLIKFLSKLTEYQDFNKMTPGNIAIVLGPNLLWMRDEGSNITEMMTTVSLQIVGIIEPIIQHADWFFPGEIEFNVTGNYGSPVHANHNANYSSMPSPDMEQVERKQNDQSRRPLSVATDNMMLEFYKKDGIRKIQSMGVRVMDTTWVSRRGSSSSRKCSSTPPSVHPPLPPTDGLVPEQPGDFSACPSPAPPPTNSDRASPSIINSITVHCRKALQWMSSDDASSNWSDSCYVYPSPEEERPPPPYPSSSSSSSSSSCSSHSLPHQHLYTRAPPYMRPVAPNPESVAPGPSPHSRRCGHSPPPLPHPLCPSPQPLDVNSNPKPNSLHLPKPAPTSNASHAAPPEQNGSALYIKPPLVLTRHDLFLGSPKPPNIPLSAPPPRAACACSRERGAMPTSTLKNKELSPVIGQKGLHGTMASCGQSDHSPHTLRRAKKLAPIPPKVPYCQSGAMSDQSTGQPSPVSLSPTPPSTPSPYSFSYPQGYATIGSPGGIQMAAAPSLSSPPSLAGTLTKARPTPKPPRQRPSLPPPQPPGTPGTSPQPLDHSTGLLEGLSPGESMSTDSLCNLDIPFINLDLDGIFDLAHISTLRNSLALFGSTNNGAEPEEEPESTVL
- the LOC120819774 gene encoding rho GTPase-activating protein 44 isoform X15, with the protein product MKKQFNRMRQLANQTVGRAEKTEVLSDDLLQVEKRLELVKQVSHSTHKKLTACLQGQQGVDVDKKSVRSPSKLPLTTLAQCMVEGAAVLGDESLLGKMLKLCGETQDKLAHELLLFELTIEGDVVEPLYDLAEVEIPNIQKQRKHLAKLVLDMDSARTRFYQSTKSSGLSRDLQPSGAKADHLREEMEEAANRMEICRDQLSADMYSFVAKEIDYASYFQTLIEVQAEYHRKSLELLQSVLPQIKAHQETWVEKPCYGKPLEEHLALSGRDIAFPIEACVTMLLECGMEEEGLFRVAPSASKLKKLKASLDCGVLDVQEYSADPHAIAGALKSYLRELPEPLMTYELYEDWIQASNIQDQDQRLQALLNACEKLPIANNNNFKYLIKFLSKLTEYQDFNKMTPGNIAIVLGPNLLWMRDEGNITEMMTTVSLQIVGIIEPIIQHADWFFPGEIEFNVTGNYGSPVHANHNANYSSMPSPDMEQVERKQNDQSRRPLSVATDNMMLEFYKKDGMGVRVMDTTWVSRRGSSSSRKCSSTPPSVHPPLPPTDGLVPEQPGDFSACPSPAPPPTNSDRASTLKNKELSPVIGQKGLHGTMASCGQSDHSPHTLRRAKKLAPIPPKVPYCQSGAMSDQSTGQPSPVSLSPTPPSTPSPYSFSYPQGYATIGSPGGIQMAAAPSLSSPPSLAGTLTKARPTPKPPRQRPSLPPPQPPGTPGTSPQPLDHSTGLLEGLSPGESMSTDSLCNLDIPFINLDLDGIFDLAHISTLRNSLALFGSTNNGAEPEEEPESTVL